CATGGAATAATGCACATATCATCTGGATTATCTAATATAACTACAGTAGAAGCTCATGCAAAACCAAGCGACATACTTAGTCTTAATCACATAATAGAATTCGGACATGATCCAATATATGGAAGAATAGGAGCTAAAAATTGTAACTTCTTAGCTGGATTAGAAGCTGTAAAATATATGCAAAAGTCTAAAATTGAAAGAGAAGACTTAGCTTACGTTGTAGCAAAAAACAAAGAACTCGGATTAAAAAATCCTAGAGCATCTTTCGCATCTAAACTTTCAATAGACGATGTAATGAACTCAGAATACGTAGTATATCCACTAACTGAGTTAGACATTTCAAGATATGTAGATGGAGCAATAGTAATTGTATTAGCCAGCGAAGAAGTAGCTAGAAAATATACAGATACTCCTATATGGATTACTGGAGCATCGTTTGCATCTGACTCTACACTAGAACTTTCAGAATTAGGAGAAGCAAATTACCTAAAAATAGCCTCTAAGAAAGCTTATCAAATGGCTAAAATTAATCCTAAACAAATAAAATCCGCCTTCATAGACGATACTTACAGTTACAAGGAACTAGAACACATAGAAGCATTAGGATTATCCCAAAACGTAAAAGAAGATCTTAGAGAAGGACAATTTTATCCTGGAGGAAAGATACCAGTGAATCCTTTAGGTGGTCTTCTCTCTGTTGGAAGACCGTTAGAAGCCAGTGGATTATCGT
This genomic window from Acidianus manzaensis contains:
- a CDS encoding thiolase domain-containing protein, with amino-acid sequence MKIGIIGVGWYGFKPSIKDSSFREMMFEASTRAYEEANINPRTDVDTFISCQEDFWEGISISDEFAPDPIGGAMRPTMTVTGDGIQGIVHGIMHISSGLSNITTVEAHAKPSDILSLNHIIEFGHDPIYGRIGAKNCNFLAGLEAVKYMQKSKIEREDLAYVVAKNKELGLKNPRASFASKLSIDDVMNSEYVVYPLTELDISRYVDGAIVIVLASEEVARKYTDTPIWITGASFASDSTLELSELGEANYLKIASKKAYQMAKINPKQIKSAFIDDTYSYKELEHIEALGLSQNVKEDLREGQFYPGGKIPVNPLGGLLSVGRPLEASGLSLLLDAISYLRDGEENAIVGSWRGIPTFTGGVLVVSRK